The proteins below are encoded in one region of Nilaparvata lugens isolate BPH chromosome X, ASM1435652v1, whole genome shotgun sequence:
- the LOC111058583 gene encoding uncharacterized protein LOC111058583, with the protein MLFHLIQKPLSICNNLFVFSGEDHTPLIPDTDQLQITSTSLDYCSSTLDLPEESVVDLPVCNLEDIIIQDEPVYTIISENITTEVDNDTTENHFELDEENMMMDVGCSTISTEIQIPQCDDEECDIDDPDYVLENNDDDDFDESDYVLENNENSDGKTEDGTTTENENTVDPVTKKRKGICNRNEWKRYKMQALREKGKSYIGRVRRKNKKEEEVEKKERKMGPRCKSSFCKTCKKRFCPEISDETRKEIFTHFWSVLNWDQRRACVASLVDCIPPKQKRRIESGDRRGATFHYFLKVGTERKEVCREMFCNTFALGVWSVKNWAKNVVHGMNQKLTCNNPGRQVRIGNNDSKRDFVVSFVNSIPKTPSHYCRKDTGKLYLENSFHSEMELYRLYKAKCDESGNESLSRFTFNKILCEMNVALFQPRKDQCDKCCQYKVGNLSEELYGKHVEAKDQARKEKENDKRQAAENKFIALCVDVQAVKLCPFLKASAVYFKTKLCNHNYTVYNLNNSEVDCYWWSEVEGELKSSNFTSLLIAHLKELISNWNPSISRIIKIWSDGCGYQNRNKVLSNALLNLAVETNFTIHQKYLHVGHTQMEVDSVHATIERRLANREVYLPSDYVSVTREARLKPFPYRAHSVTFDFFKDYTTNELYPSIRPGKKVSDPTVNDVCEYLYLPTGEIKYKLHFDEEFQVLPRRPKSTLLGNFVYPDSYKTRIKIADSKWEHLQQLKAVIPKDVHSFYDLLPH; encoded by the exons ATGCTTTTTCATCTTATCCAGAAACCTCTATCAATATGCAACAATCTATTTGTTTTTTCAGGTGAAGACCACACTCCATTAATTCCAGATACTGATCAGTTACAAATTACATCTACCTCATTGGATTACTGTTCATCAACACTTGATTTACCAGAAGAGAGTGTTGTAGATCTACCAGTGTGCAATTTGGAGGACATCATTATTCAAGATGAACCAGTCTATACTATCATAA GTGAGAACATAACAACAGAAGTTGATAATGACACCACAGAAAATCATTTTGAGCTTGATGAGGAAAACATGATGATGGATGTAGGTTGTTCTACTATCTCTACTGAAATTCAGATACCCCAATGTGATGATGAAGAATGTGATATTGATGATCCCGATTATGTTTTagaaaataatgatgatgatgattttgatGAATCAGATTATGttttagaaaataatgaaaattctgATGGCAAGACAGAAGATGGCACAACTACAGAGAATGAAAATACTGTTGATCCAGTTACTAAAAAACGAAAAGGGATATGTAATAGGAATGAATGGAAACGTTATAAAATGCAAGCACTTCGAGAGAAAGGCAAAAGTTACATAGGCAGAGTCAGAAGAAAgaacaagaaagaagaagaagtagaaaagaaAGAACGAAAAATGGGACCAAGGTGCAAATCATCATTTTGTAAAACCTGTAAGAAGAGATTCTGTCCTGAAATAAGTGATGAAACACGTAAGGAAATTTTCACTCACTTTTGGTCTGTACTAAATTGGGATCAAAGGAGAGCTTGTGTTGCATCTTTAGTTGACTGTATTCCACCAAAGCAAAAACGTCGAATTGAGTCTGGAGATCGTAGAGGTGCCACATTCCATTACTTTTTGAAAGTTGGGACTGAAAGGAAAGAAGTTTGTCGAGAAATGTTCTGCAATACTTTTGCTTTAGGAGTTTGGAGTGTAAAAAACTGGGCAAAAAATGTTGTTCATGGTATGAACCAAAAGCTTACATGTAACAACCCTGGCAGGCAGGTTCGTATTGGAAACAATGATTCTAAAAGAGACTTTGTTGTTTCCTTTGTTAATTCAATCCCAAAAACTCCTTCACACTACTGTCGGAAAGACACAGGGAAATTGTATTTGGAAAATAGTTTCCACTCAGAAATGGAGTTGTACAGACTGTACAAGGCTAAATGTGATGAATCTGGCAATGAATCTTTAAGCAGGTTTACATTTAATAAAATTCTGTGTGAGATGaatgttgcattgttccagCCACGAAAAGATCAATGTGATAAGTGTTGTCAATACAAAGTCGGTAATTTGTCAGAAGAGCTGTATGGAAAGCATGTTGAAGCCAAGGATCAAGCAcgtaaagaaaaagaaaatgacaAACGCCAGGctgctgaaaataaatttattgcatTGTGTGTTGATGTTCAAGCAGTCAAGTTATGCCCATTTTTGAAAGCTTCTGCAGTTTATTTCAAAACGAAACTATGCAACCATAATTATACTGTGTACAATTTGAACAATTCTGAAGTAGACTGTTACTGGTGGAGCGAGGTTGAAGGGGAACTAAAATCATCAAACTTTACAAGTTTGTTGATTGCACATTTGAAGGAGTTGATAAGTAACTGGAATCCATCAATTTCtagaatcataaaaatatgGAGTGATGGTTGTGGATATCAAAACAGGAATAAAGTTTTATCAAATGCTTTGTTAAATCTAGCAGTTGAGACAAATTTCACCATCCACCAGAAATATCTGCATGTCGGTCACACGCAAATGGAGGTAGACTCTGTACATGCCACCATAGAAAGACGTCTTGCCAACAGAGAAGTATACTTGCCATCAGACTATGTGTCAGTAACAAGAGAAGCTAGGTTGAAACCATTTCCATACAGAGCTCACTCTGTAACATTTGATTTCTTCAAGGACTACACCACCAATGAGTTGTACCCTTCTATCAGACCTGGAAAAAAGGTATCCGACCCCACAGTGAATGATGTTTGCGAATATTTATATCTCCCAACTGgagaaataaaatacaaattgcattttgatgaagaattCCAGGTACTACCACGTCGCCCAAAATCAACTCTGTTGGGTAATTTTGTCTATCCTGATTCATACAagacaaggataaaaattgCTGACTCAAAATGGGAGCATCTACAGCAATTGAAGGCAGTCATACCCAAGGATGTCCATTCATTTTATGATTTACTTCCTCATTGA